Proteins from one Geomonas agri genomic window:
- a CDS encoding MaoC family dehydratase, whose protein sequence is MAIKEGWRGRFFEDFEVGDVYPHPLGRTITKTDNIWFTLLTQNTAPIHFDQHYSEQTEFGKPLVDSTLTLAIVTGQSVTDISQNVFANLGWDEVTLPNPLFEGDTLYSQSEVLAKRESKSRPNLGIVTVKTTGFTQNGDIVISFKRTLMVYKKGHEPKIARLEPKA, encoded by the coding sequence ATGGCAATCAAGGAAGGTTGGCGCGGCAGGTTCTTCGAGGATTTTGAGGTAGGCGACGTCTATCCGCACCCCCTGGGGCGCACCATCACCAAGACGGACAATATCTGGTTCACGCTGCTGACCCAGAACACGGCGCCGATCCACTTCGATCAACACTACTCCGAGCAGACCGAGTTCGGCAAACCGCTTGTGGATTCCACCCTCACCCTGGCCATCGTCACCGGCCAAAGCGTCACGGACATTTCCCAGAACGTCTTCGCGAACCTCGGCTGGGACGAGGTCACCCTACCCAACCCGCTCTTCGAGGGGGACACCCTGTACTCCCAGTCGGAGGTGCTCGCAAAGAGAGAGTCGAAGTCGCGGCCGAACCTTGGCATCGTCACGGTCAAGACCACCGGCTTCACCCAAAACGGCGACATCGTGATCAGCTTCAAGCGGACGCTGATGGTGTACAAGAAGGGGCACGAGCCGAAGATCGCACGCTTGGAGCCCAAGGCTTAG
- a CDS encoding tetratricopeptide repeat protein, translating into MILSDTFNALYLMPGKVQHVHLYKIFRASFSKIPVVLLLIALLLPAPAFSLDSDDSQIFITGFNAYQKRDYKTAIDNMSGLLKKYPDTPLKDMAIFWLARAHYKVGNNAEAGKYMAQFLHDYPESPLKATVEDELLRLADQYQKGQPIAAAPKTVAQPSIDKAAAEKAAAEKAAVEKAAADQAAAAQNDAADKAAAEKSAAEKVTAEKATTEKAIAEKVAVEKAAQKAEVKKSAKAKKPAAEKGKSAALRKKAIAAYKDVINRYPGSPAASNASAKLMQMGIQYPAIKGTGASAAAGEVTQVFEIEVAQFADVDVELGPAAETSEAGKSFAIPMVIVNRGNGSDSFSLQSGFPPEYGFYFATAATPDAAITKTPTLDVGEKFRLVGVGTVPRANIDGQKNSYPVKVTSSFAKEASQTREVALVTSAPLLRGVVKTDKTRLLPGEKVSYRISLLNIGSAPARGVTFRLNYPPQYEPVGLPSGVKQETGALVMDGMRLKSGESRDINVTFRLKDEALADQELFVRADLVNGELNKKESFVSATTVVQKVSGVTARTTSGKLVVIPGQTVSVPLIVTNTGNVREGFSIKAAVPANATYNFYEDVNRDGKRQSSEPIINHVGPLSPKEEAYVIFEIETPASAADGAAASASVRFDSDNAPDRSAAVHLQLAYSRPVLELGLAARGGKLKPGEVSSLELNCVNRGSNLAKQVTVQSVLPTQLELVAADPSFSRFDNGVYVWRFDELGAGEKRNIKVTYRVKPGIAVGTSVQMKNSLSYQDLLGNRY; encoded by the coding sequence ATGATACTTTCCGACACGTTCAACGCTTTATACCTTATGCCCGGAAAGGTTCAACACGTGCATCTTTATAAGATTTTCCGTGCCTCATTCTCGAAAATTCCAGTCGTCCTGCTGCTCATAGCGCTTCTTCTGCCTGCGCCCGCCTTTTCTCTCGATTCTGACGATTCGCAAATCTTCATCACTGGGTTCAATGCTTATCAGAAAAGAGACTACAAAACCGCGATCGACAACATGTCCGGCCTGCTCAAGAAGTACCCGGATACGCCGCTCAAGGATATGGCGATCTTCTGGCTTGCCAGGGCACACTACAAGGTCGGCAACAATGCTGAGGCCGGCAAGTACATGGCCCAGTTCCTCCACGACTATCCCGAGAGCCCGCTTAAAGCCACCGTTGAGGATGAACTGCTCCGGCTTGCTGATCAATACCAGAAGGGGCAGCCGATCGCTGCAGCGCCGAAAACCGTTGCGCAGCCGTCTATAGACAAGGCTGCCGCCGAGAAAGCTGCTGCAGAGAAAGCTGCTGTAGAGAAAGCTGCTGCAGACCAGGCCGCCGCCGCTCAAAATGATGCCGCTGATAAAGCTGCTGCCGAAAAGAGTGCCGCTGAGAAAGTCACTGCCGAAAAGGCAACGACTGAGAAAGCCATTGCCGAGAAGGTCGCTGTCGAGAAAGCCGCGCAGAAAGCCGAGGTAAAGAAATCAGCCAAGGCCAAAAAGCCGGCTGCAGAAAAGGGTAAGTCAGCCGCGCTTCGTAAGAAGGCCATCGCAGCTTACAAGGATGTCATCAATCGTTATCCCGGCTCCCCGGCTGCCTCCAATGCATCGGCGAAACTGATGCAGATGGGGATCCAGTACCCCGCCATCAAGGGTACGGGCGCGTCTGCCGCGGCGGGGGAAGTGACCCAGGTTTTCGAGATCGAGGTGGCCCAGTTCGCCGATGTCGATGTCGAGCTCGGACCTGCCGCAGAGACCTCGGAAGCAGGCAAATCCTTCGCGATCCCCATGGTAATCGTCAACAGGGGTAACGGCAGCGACAGCTTCAGCCTCCAATCAGGCTTCCCGCCTGAGTACGGCTTCTACTTCGCCACCGCAGCCACTCCGGATGCCGCCATCACGAAAACCCCAACTTTGGACGTTGGTGAGAAGTTCAGGCTGGTCGGAGTCGGCACTGTTCCGCGCGCCAATATCGACGGTCAGAAAAACAGCTACCCGGTAAAGGTCACCTCCTCTTTCGCCAAGGAAGCGTCGCAGACCAGGGAGGTCGCCCTGGTCACTTCGGCGCCGCTCTTGAGGGGCGTGGTGAAGACGGACAAGACCAGGCTGCTTCCGGGAGAAAAGGTCTCCTACCGTATCTCCCTGCTCAACATCGGTAGCGCGCCGGCTCGCGGCGTTACCTTCCGCCTCAATTACCCGCCGCAATACGAGCCGGTGGGACTTCCTTCGGGAGTGAAACAGGAGACGGGTGCCCTGGTCATGGACGGCATGCGGCTGAAATCCGGTGAGAGCCGGGATATCAACGTCACCTTCCGGCTCAAGGACGAAGCCCTCGCAGACCAGGAACTGTTCGTCAGGGCAGACCTCGTCAACGGTGAGCTCAACAAGAAGGAATCTTTCGTCTCCGCTACCACTGTCGTGCAGAAGGTGAGCGGGGTTACCGCCAGGACCACTTCGGGCAAACTGGTGGTCATCCCGGGACAGACCGTGTCGGTTCCGTTGATCGTCACCAACACCGGCAACGTCAGGGAAGGCTTCTCCATCAAGGCGGCTGTCCCGGCCAATGCCACCTACAACTTCTACGAGGACGTGAACCGGGACGGCAAACGGCAGAGCAGTGAGCCGATCATTAACCACGTAGGACCGCTCTCCCCGAAAGAAGAGGCTTACGTCATTTTCGAAATCGAGACGCCGGCCAGCGCGGCCGACGGCGCCGCGGCTTCCGCTTCGGTTCGCTTCGACTCCGACAATGCGCCCGATCGCTCCGCCGCCGTCCACCTGCAACTGGCCTACTCCCGGCCGGTACTGGAGCTAGGCTTGGCCGCCCGCGGCGGCAAGCTGAAGCCGGGCGAGGTCTCCTCTCTGGAGCTCAACTGCGTTAACCGCGGTTCTAACCTGGCCAAGCAGGTCACCGTGCAGAGTGTCCTCCCGACGCAGCTCGAACTGGTTGCGGCAGATCCGTCCTTCAGCAGGTTCGACAACGGCGTCTACGTTTGGCGCTTCGACGAGCTGGGCGCTGGCGAAAAGCGGAACATCAAGGTAACTTATCGCGTGAAGCCGGGCATTGCCGTCGGCACCAGCGTGCAGATGAAGAATTCGCTCTCCTACCAGGATCTCCTCGGGAACAGGTACTAA
- a CDS encoding DMT family transporter: MTRLILIGICSALFFSSTFVLNRAMSLQGGHWIWTASLRYFYMFFMLSLWLVLAGKSRLLKAVFIAFRNNWCFWTMAGSIGFGVFYSLLTFSSSFAPGWVVATTWQSTILATPLVLLLFGKRVPMRGIMFTALIFLGIVLVTCEQASAASLRETILGVVPVLVAAFAYPLGNQLIWEARHGRIARIPESSSAVLEDSVARVLIMVLGSIPFWIVLTLCVQPPPPSGGQMINTAVVAVFSGVIATTLFYKARHLATTPFELSAVDATQSTEVIFSLLGEILFLGGAWPGAAGMVGVALSLVGLILYVRSQTAAD; this comes from the coding sequence ATGACACGTCTAATTCTCATAGGTATTTGTTCGGCCCTCTTCTTCAGCAGCACCTTCGTCCTCAACCGCGCCATGAGCCTGCAGGGCGGCCACTGGATCTGGACGGCCAGCCTGCGCTACTTCTACATGTTTTTCATGCTGAGCCTGTGGTTGGTGCTCGCCGGCAAGTCCCGCCTGCTTAAAGCCGTGTTCATAGCTTTTCGCAACAACTGGTGCTTCTGGACCATGGCCGGCAGCATCGGATTCGGGGTCTTCTACTCGCTGCTTACCTTCAGCTCCTCCTTCGCCCCCGGCTGGGTCGTGGCCACCACATGGCAGTCCACCATACTTGCGACGCCGCTGGTATTGCTGCTGTTCGGCAAACGGGTGCCGATGCGCGGCATCATGTTCACCGCCCTCATCTTCCTCGGCATCGTGCTGGTCACCTGCGAACAAGCATCGGCGGCATCGCTGCGGGAAACGATCCTGGGCGTCGTGCCCGTGCTGGTGGCGGCGTTCGCCTACCCGCTCGGGAACCAGTTGATCTGGGAGGCACGCCACGGCAGGATCGCCAGGATCCCGGAGAGTAGCTCGGCGGTTCTCGAAGACAGCGTGGCCCGGGTGCTGATCATGGTCCTTGGATCGATCCCGTTCTGGATCGTGCTGACCCTCTGCGTGCAGCCCCCTCCCCCTTCGGGAGGACAGATGATCAACACGGCGGTGGTCGCCGTCTTCTCCGGCGTCATAGCCACCACACTTTTTTATAAGGCGCGCCACTTGGCTACAACGCCTTTCGAGCTTTCCGCCGTTGACGCCACCCAATCAACCGAGGTGATCTTCTCGTTGCTGGGCGAGATCCTTTTCCTGGGCGGAGCATGGCCGGGTGCGGCGGGGATGGTCGGCGTAGCTCTTTCCCTAGTCGGGCTGATCCTCTACGTGAGGTCACAGACGGCAGCAGATTGA
- a CDS encoding rubrerythrin, whose product MQKPIAFQVAAGAGQVLGVCERAEFTCAELYHYFAHLFKDEREIFYIWLKSALERENRARLLTLVGKLALDDVIEGVNLELAEAEEILAKVRAMLELAKEEPPEVREALQLGIDLERTLDRITMEKVVQFSESYQKWFLAIMNRDQMELLQNAYKQLGRD is encoded by the coding sequence ATGCAAAAACCGATAGCGTTCCAGGTGGCGGCAGGTGCTGGTCAGGTTTTGGGGGTGTGCGAGCGGGCGGAATTTACCTGCGCCGAGCTCTACCACTACTTCGCCCACCTCTTCAAGGACGAGCGGGAGATCTTTTACATCTGGCTGAAGAGTGCGTTGGAGCGGGAAAACCGGGCCAGGCTGTTGACCCTGGTCGGCAAGCTCGCGCTGGACGATGTGATAGAGGGGGTCAACCTGGAGCTGGCGGAAGCGGAGGAGATCCTCGCCAAGGTCCGCGCCATGCTGGAGCTGGCAAAAGAAGAGCCCCCCGAGGTCCGGGAGGCTCTCCAGCTTGGTATCGATCTTGAGCGCACCCTCGATCGGATCACCATGGAAAAGGTGGTGCAGTTCAGCGAGTCATACCAAAAGTGGTTCCTGGCCATCATGAACCGCGACCAGATGGAACTTTTACAGAACGCCTACAAGCAACTCGGCCGGGACTAG
- a CDS encoding LysM peptidoglycan-binding domain-containing protein: MAPLRIVTFGILFLLCCGSAGHAEEMLLYTPKEATGAEAPASPKEGVLVRTVTVQRGDTLSRLSRKHIGVSDYFPQMLVFNKIKNPDLIHPGDKLLVPVPPGQTGKVEKAVKAGKPAKVKAAKAVKATPPPAVQRPAALKKAVSIERLPVKSGEQDLFQRGQRAYLDHDYREALARFNDFLRKFPRSRFAADASLYRADCFLHLSGE; encoded by the coding sequence ATGGCACCTCTTCGCATCGTCACCTTCGGCATTCTTTTTCTGCTTTGCTGCGGCAGCGCCGGGCATGCCGAAGAGATGCTGCTCTACACCCCTAAGGAAGCGACGGGCGCGGAGGCGCCGGCGTCACCTAAGGAAGGTGTTCTGGTGCGTACGGTGACGGTACAGCGGGGCGACACGCTGTCCAGACTCTCCCGGAAGCACATCGGCGTATCCGACTACTTCCCGCAGATGCTGGTCTTCAACAAGATAAAGAACCCGGACTTGATTCATCCGGGCGATAAGTTGCTGGTACCGGTTCCTCCGGGACAGACGGGAAAGGTCGAGAAGGCAGTCAAGGCCGGGAAGCCCGCAAAGGTAAAGGCGGCGAAGGCAGTCAAGGCCACGCCCCCACCCGCCGTCCAACGTCCCGCAGCCCTGAAAAAAGCCGTCTCCATCGAGCGGTTGCCCGTCAAGTCGGGGGAACAGGACCTGTTCCAGAGGGGGCAGCGCGCCTACCTCGATCATGACTACCGCGAGGCTTTGGCCCGCTTCAACGACTTTTTACGGAAATTCCCCCGTTCCAGGTTCGCCGCGGATGCCTCCCTGTACCGCGCCGACTGCTTCCTGCACTTGTCCGGGGAGTAA